In Canis lupus dingo isolate Sandy chromosome 12, ASM325472v2, whole genome shotgun sequence, the following proteins share a genomic window:
- the LOC112641871 gene encoding LOW QUALITY PROTEIN: 39S ribosomal protein L9, mitochondrial-like (The sequence of the model RefSeq protein was modified relative to this genomic sequence to represent the inferred CDS: inserted 1 base in 1 codon) — protein sequence MRLKHNPIIQITRQTALGRIQPVVRLRGEHGGRHRAVAAAPSAAWPAAPEPRGLRPGPERDLSLSHSRGAVVVERRWQVPLAGEGGKPRLXPRHRVYRLVEDTKHGPRGSLELILTRSVEGLGVRGDLGSVKKSLGRNRLPPPGLAVYASPENKKLFEEEKLLRQEGKLEKVQTRTGEMTVKFLRRCHLEVGMKNNVKWELNPEIVARHFFKNLGVVVAPQALKLPEEPITRWGESRCEGTVNGLDAVRVPMSVVNFERPKTKRYKCWLAQQAAKGMAPTNSQTI from the exons GATACAACCGGTCGTGCGCCTGCGCGGGGAACATGGCGGCCGCCACAGGGCGGTGGCTGCTGCGCCGAGCGCTGCGTGGCCTGCTGCTCCCGAGCCTCGCGGGCTCCGGCCCGGCCCAGAGCGCGACCTCAGCCTCTCTCACAGCCGGGGCGCGGTCGTCGTGGAGCGCCGGTGGCAGGTGCCGCTGGCCGGAGAGGGCGGGAAGCCGCGCC CCCCGCGACACCGGGTCTACAGGCTGGTAGAAGACACGAAGCACGGGCCCAGGGGCAGCCTGGAGCTCATCCTCACGCGGTCGGTGGAAGGACTGGGAGTCCGGGGTGACCTGGGCTCAGTGAAGAAATCTTTGGGCCGGAATCGACTACCACCTCCAGGTCTGGCTGTATATGCATCCCCTGAAAACAAGAAACTGTTTGAGGAGGAGAAATTGCTAAGACAAGAAGGAAAATTAGAGAAAGTACAGACCAGGACAGGTGAGATGACAGTGAAATTTCTGAGACGCTGTCACCTGGAGGTGGGGATGAAGAACAACGTCAAATGGGAACTAAATCCCGAAATAGTTGCCCGCCATTTCTTCAAAAATCTTGGTGTTGTGGTCGCCCCACAGGCATTAAAGTTACCAGAAGAGCCCATCACACGGTGGGGCGAGTCCAGGTGTGAGGGGACGGTAAATGGACTTGACGCTGTGAGAGTACCCATGTCTGTGGTGAACTTTGAGAGGCCCAAGACCAAAAGATACAAGTGCTGGTTAGCCCAGCAAGCTGCCAAGGGAATGGCCCCCACCAACTCCCAGACGATCTGA